Part of the Salarias fasciatus chromosome 23 unlocalized genomic scaffold, fSalaFa1.1 super_scaffold_20, whole genome shotgun sequence genome, ttttttttaatgttttcattaatTTGGGGTAATTTGACTttatatttaaagttttataaaACAGTCTGGTCATTGAAGAAACCCGAGGTGGAGCCGGCGGAGGTGGTTTGATTGGGGTGATATGATCAGATATGAAATCATCGGTAATGTGAGACCTGCACTGAGGTGTGCTCTCATGGGAACCACAGTGTTTGCTGACTCTCACCCACATGTGCAGGGAGCAGGTGAAAACACCTCCACACGTCTATCTTCTACCCATCGCTCACTCGTTCTCTCCCTCCGCTGAGAAGAGCCACCGGAGGTTTAGTTCTGGattattttcttattctttaACTTCCACTTCCCGGGGATGAAGATCCGAGTGATCCAGATCTGGGGCTTCCTGATGACGGTGCTGGGCTGGATCTTCGTGGCTTGCACCATGGCCATGGAGGGCTGGAAGATCACCTCCATCGGGGGCATGGGCGGCTCGTCCATCATCAAGGTGGCGTGGTACTGGTCCAGCCTGTGGAGGTCCTGCTTCACAGACTCCACGGCCGTCAGTAACTGCTACGACTACCCCGTGCTCTGGTCCGTGGAGGGTAAGTTCTCGCCTCCTGGTGCAATTCGGACCGCGTCCGCTCCGCCTGAGGCTCTTCATGTCCCTCTGGGCTGCAGGACACATCCAGATCGTGCGCGGCCTGCTGATGGCGGCGCTCTCCCTGGGCATGCTGGGCTTCGTGCTCAGCCTGCTGGGCATGGAGTGCACCTTCATCGGGGGGAAAGACCCGTCCAAGTACAGGAAGATCTACGCTGGGGGGTGGTGCCACATCGTCAGCGGTAAATGTCGACTCTTCACACCAGGAAGGTCAACAAAAACCAGCATCATGTCACGTGTCTGACATTCGCTGTGCACAACGTGGCTTTAGCTTTCCTGCTAAAAAACACAAGTTTATCCTCACTTTCTTTATTTAGGATCTGTTgtcaaagtgatttttttttttctttaataacgTGCAATATGAAATCTTCTGTCTTCCCAGCATTAATAACTTCTGAAAACTTAAGGTTtagctttgatgctaatgctagtttgctcgGAAGAGGAATCAGTTTCTTTCTCGCCGTTAGATCTCTTTGATATACCGTCTTTAAGCACTGTGATCCACAGGAAGAAGCACAGTAACTTCATCCTGTTACAGGTTTGCTGTCCACATGTGGGTACGCCGTTTACGCACAGCATGTCTCAGTAGAATATTTCACCCCCGACTTCGACGGACTCACGTGAGTAAACGCCGGTCGCTTCCCCTGGTTTCTGCAGAAGTCCCCCGGGACAGGGTTCAAACCTGCCGCCCTCACAGGTACGACCTGGGCACGCCGCTCTTCCTGGGCTGGGTGGGCTCGGCCTTCCAATCCACCGGCGGGTTCTTCTATCTGTGGTCGGTGTGCACGCCGCTCTGCGGGGGCCAGACCACGTGAGTCCACTGGAATCGTCTCTTTGAACTttcaacgttttcaaaaagtcttcTTAACccgagtctctctctctctctctctctctctctctctctctctctctctctcttcagggtGATCAACATCAGAGAGCTGCAAGACCCCGAACAGAGCAAGTCCACCACAGCTCTGTCGGCCGTGTCGGAGATCACATCGAAGACCAAactctcctccgtctccgagCTGTCGTCTCGCTCCGACCGCTCCGACGTATCGGACATCTCCTCGAAGACGGGGCGCACATCCAAGTCGGGTCGCTCTTCCAAGAGTGGACGGACCGCCAGATCAGCGAGGTCTGCAGGGTCCACGTCTGAATCGGGGTCCGAGTCGCAGTCCGCGCTCTCCTCCAGCGTTTCCACCTTGTCGGAtctgaggagcggcggcggcggcggcagcagtcGGACGGTGTCGTCACTGTCGGGCAGCTCCAGGAGTGAAACCACTCCCTTCATCAAAAACTCCTACAtctaaacatttattttgaaatttgcCTTTACACTGTTTtgattgaaagtgttttttgtttcttgaatGTGTTTAAACTGGACCTCAAACCAATGCCTCATCAAATGCCAGCACCTGGTCACCTTTTAACAGCAAATAAAAGTCCGCCTGTTGACTGTAAACAGCGTCTGCTTCGTCATTCTTCAAACTTCCACTCACAGACTCACGCTCTGCCGTCTGTTTTCTTGACTCACATGTGGAATACTTtcttcacaaagaaagaaacagttcACTGTTTTACCACTCCAGACGGAGCAGGTCGACGCCATGTGGACGGGTCCGGCTCAGATTGTGGGTCTGCTGCTCTACATAGTGGACTGGGGCTTGGTGGGCTGCACCCTCGGCATGGACCGCTGGAGGCAAGGCAATGTTTCTAAGTGTCTTTTTGTTCCCAAGtaaactattattattatagcaACTAATCACAACTATGAGAAGTGAactttttgggggggaaatggTGGTGATACTTTTAGCAGCTTGTTGAAAATCAATAACGTGGGGATTTAAGCTGATCTGGTTGCACATGATAAATTAAGAGAGATATTTCTGGCTCTTTAGACAAGAGTAAATACTGTGGTTAGAAGAGTTTATTAGTTTTCTGATTAAGACTGTTTCTTCTTGATGGATTGATCTTGTCATTCCAAGACTTTTTGTGTTCTCTGATAGTTTCGAAATGTCATAAACAAAGTCAAAACAGGAAGGTGCATAAAtggaggaaacactgaatcCCCACGATGCTTCCTTCATGTGATGCAGGGTGGCCCAGCCAGGGGGTCGGGGGGGCTCCTCTGTGGTGGCGACGGCCTGGTACTGGTCCGACCTGTGGAGGGACTGCTACGAGGACTCCACTGCTGTGGTGAACTGCGTAGACTTTGGGGTTCTGTGGACGGTGAAACGTGGGTAAACCGCTGCTCTTGAGCATTAGCCTTAGATATAATCACTGATGATATTGAATTCTGAGggtgacctgtgtgtgttttcgcaCCGCCAGCCTACGTCCAGGCAGCCAGGGGTCTCCTGCTGACCGGCCTCGTCCTCGGCTTGGTGGGAACCGTGCTCACATTCTTCGGTATGGACTGCACCCGAATCGGCGGGGACGCAAAAACGAAGCACGGGACTCTATTAGCGGCGTGTGCTTTCCAGCTGGTTGGCTGTGAGTGTGATCCGTGTACCTTGACTCTCTGACGCCTCTCACCACCCTAATGCTTCGTTTCCCACGTGTCATCGAATTTTTTTTCGCATGCAGGCGTTTCGGCCATGGCTGCCTATTGTTTATACATAAGTACAGTGGCCGCGGCGATTttacacagcagagcagatccGTCGGAACTGAGGTACCCCGCGAGTCCAACAGCCCTCATTCTTTAAATAAGAGAACGTGAGCAACAGGCGCCTCCGCCGTGTCTCTGTTCCCCCCTCAGCTACGAGCTGGGACCACCCCTGTACGTGGGCCTGGTGGGGAGCGTCCTCGTCCTGCTGGGATGTGGAATTCAATGCGCGGCCGCGCGCAGCGCCAAGCAGCCAAACAGGTTCCTCAACAAAATTCCGCCGTGCGTCCGAGAGGACGGACACAGACTTTCTGACCGGACTTTCTTCTCACAGGAGAGACGGCCGGAGGACAGGAGGGTCAGAGAAGCTGGACGTGGACGCAAAAAGATGGAGAGCCACTTCGTACAGGATGGCTTCAGTTGTGGTTGTTTGACCTTCAGAGCTGCTTCAGTCATCTCAACATTAACTCGCCGATTCTGGTCAAAGAGAATTTCAATAAAGCAGGACTCATGCTTCTTTATACTCCTCATGATTTGtccttgaaaaacacttttaattCACACTTCATGGAACTGACtgatgcttttaatttgaaaacttTGATAAATGTGACAAAAAGTAACATATTTAATCAAAATACAAACTAAGCAAGTCTGAAAAGAAGCACATTAGGGGCACATTTAGCAACGTCTAGTGAAAATACATCCCGTTAGGTCAACATTTCTGAGCTCTAAGCTTCATTAAATATTTGCCACTTCGTTTGCTTCAGCCGTTTTTCCACAGATTTAATTATAAATTAAGCATCAACGATTTATATGTAGTTTCTGTTCTGACtaattcagtttttcagtttcaagTGTTTGCTcgaaaaataagacaaaattAAAGAACTTGGCTTGCTTGTTGTTTAGACTCAaacactgagctctgcagctcaCCCCAGAAATGCGTCCATCTCCATTCACGGCTCACGGAAAGCACCGATAAACAAGATCAGATTACACCTGTGTGACAGAACAGAGAACGTGACTTTCATTCCTTATATAACTGTCTCCATGAagtcttacaaaaaaaaaaaaacacttcacgTGCGGTGAATcagtcatttaaaaatattaaaaacaaacattttcactaAGAAATTTAAGACCAGATTAGTCTACAGTGGCtttttaaatgctgctttttgGGAAAGTGATCGGGTAAATTCTAAATACAGTCTAACGGACGCCTAAAGATGAATCCTCTTTAAAATATGAGAGTTAAAAATACTCTTTCCAGACTAATTTAGGGTCTGAGGGCGTAAGTTCAGTGTTTGAccaaaagcagagggaggatgaGGGCTGCTGACTGCACAAAACCATCTCCAGATAAGACGAGACGGAGCGACTGCCGCTCCGCCAGCGGCTCAGTCTCGCTTCCCACGGTTTCCCCTgccggctgcagcaggctgaggaCCGGAGCTCACCATGAAGTACCGCACGGTGGTGATGTACCTGGAGATCGGCTGCTTCGTGTCCTGCCTCTGCGGCTGGATCCTGGTGTGCTCCACGCTGCCCACCGAGTACTGGACCTTCTCCGAGGTGGGCAGCATCGTGCTCACCACGTCCAACTACTACTCCAACCTGTGGAGGGACTGCATCTCCGACACCACGGGGGTGTCCGACTGCAAGGACTACCCCTCCATGCTGGCACTGCCCGGTAAGACGACCAGCGCTTGTGAATACAGGTCGACGGCGGTCGAGGAGTGATTATGTTGGAGAGGGTCAAGGTCTCGATGGGGCTCAGGAAGTGGTTCAGACTGTTAAGTAGTTTGGATTAAAAGGATGGAGAAGTGTTTAAGACAAGAAATATTGAGGGTTAGGGGGTCAAGAAGGGGGTCCCGACGTTGTGTTTGGTAATTGTGACACAGCAAATATCGAAACGGTCAATTGGACAGTTGTCCCCGCTCCTCTGCAGCGTTCCTGCACGCCTGCAGGGCGCTGGCGGTCTGCGCCGTCATCACCGGCTTCTTCGGAGGCGTCCTCGCCCTGGTGGGGATGAAATGCACCAAAATCGGCGGCTCGGAGATCGCCAACGCCAGGGTGACGTTTGCCGGCGGCCTGACCTACCTGGCTTCAGGTAAATCTGCTTCTACCTCCTGTTATTGCTGGAACTTGAAGTTGGTGCTGAGCGTGCGGACCTTTCCGGTAGGATTCTGCGGGATGATCACGTACTCCTGGTGGGCCAACAAAGTCATCACGGAGTTCTTGGATCCGAATTTCAGGGCACAGAAGTGAGTCCTCAGAACACTGAGAAGGGATGGAGCTCGATGTGAAGAAGAGTAGAAACACTTTCTTGGTTGTTTTAGATTTGAACTCGGCGCGGCGGTTTTCGTCGGCTGGGGAGGCTCCATTCTTCTCATCTGCGGCGGGGCGGTGATGACTTACTTCTCAGGAAAAGAAGGGCTGCCGTCCAGGTGAACCCCCCCAACTGAACCTCTCCTCTTCCACGTTCCTAAATACTCTCACTTTTTCTAACACACGTTTCTGAATCTCCCATAGTTCCTTGGACGGGCCACGGAGACCGGCTACCTACGCCACCGCCCGCAGCAGACGGACCTACATGCGGCCGGCCACGTCGTCCAGAGTCACCCTGGTCCCGCCGCTGTTCTACCAGGGCAGGAAGAGCCGGGGGACCAGAACGGCGACGACGACCAGAACTGGGAGAACCTTCATGAGGGACAGCTTCGTGTGACTCAAATCTGTCACGACCGGAGCCGAGGTGGCCCGCTGCAGTCTCATCTTCGACCGTCGGGCCATGAACTTTGATTAAGAATGCAGTTTTCTCTTGTATAAACTTTGATCACCACGTCTGTTAGGATAAAAGTGAGCTAACCAGTTAGCATCAGGGAAGCTCTTCCAGCCTGAGAACTTGTAAATATTTGTTTACAAACACTTTAACCACTTCAATTAATGTTTCTGGGGAAATATTAACATGAAACCCCAGTCGCTCCAGTCCTTTCTCTCAAAAACTTTCATGAcattatatcttttttttttttttggaacattcAGTGAATTGCTGGGTTTTTCTCTATAAAAGTGACTCGAAATGACTGTTTGAATTGAGCTGTTTTATAATCACATCCATTTCCTGCTCAATACTTCAGGAAACTGTTTAAGATTGAATtactctataaataaagttttcatcaAAATTACTGTTCCCACTTTTCcatctctgctgcttcatttgttttcccGCTGTGTGACTGCATGACCAAACAAACGGCACGAATGCACTCGTGCGCGTCATTTCAAGTATGGATTTCTTTTATTGCTTGTATAAATATTTTCTATACAAAGTCTCTGCTGGCTTTCTATAAAATGTGGCGTACAAAATTTGACACAAACGATGCTCGGTACCATAGGCAGTACCTCGTGAGGAGTTGAGTGATAAGAGTGCGCGGGCGTTACTGCTGAGGTAAACTAGGCCTTATTAATTCCCTTTCTGGAGTGTTGCTGGTGTCTGTCTCGCACTGGCTGAGGTCACCCGGTGGGCTCTAGTATTTGCCGGGTCTATTGCTGGCGTCGTCCGAGTCGCTGATGTCGCTCAGGGAGCACAGGCTGCTCTTCAGGGTGCTTCCGGTCCCGGCTTCAGTCAGACCTGcaggaagaacacacacacacacacacccctcagtCTTCATGTTCCCAAGGACAGCAAACAAATCAGGGAATCGAGGGGCGCCGATGGCGACTGACCGGATCTGGGGGCCTTTCCCGTGGAGGTTCCCCACACGCTGGTGCTGGGAGAGTCCAGGCTCTTCCTCAGGGGTCCCGGTTTGTCCTCCAAGGAGGAGACCACCCAGtcgctgctctcctccaggtcTGTGTACTGAAAACCACAGACACACCGAGTCACTGCCTGGAGGACTCTCGAGCTGTGTGATCCGACAGGAGGCCTGGTTTACAGGCGTCGGTCTCACCGTGAGCTCCTGGACCTCGTCCTTCTTCTCAGGCAGGATGctgacgccccctgctggcttcTTCAGCACTCGCTCCGCAAACTGCTTCTCCATTTTTCTGGCCAGGTCGTTGATTCTGttctctgcaacacacacaaacactagaTGTTAAAAATCggctgtgcaaaaaaaaaacaaaaaaaaaaaaaaatccggcATTGGTTTTAACACCTGTAACTATTGAACACAGACTAAATATTTTGATGAGCAGAGGTGTTTATTTATACATATATCTGATCACGACATACAGAGCTGCAAGGATTACTGGAGGAAATCAAGTAATTCAATTAGAAAAAATACTGGAGCCAATTCTTTTTTTGGACATGAAGACTTCTCTGATCTGCTTCTTCGTGCTCTCAAGAACCTCTGAGCTCTCGTGCTTTGTTTTGAGCTCCTGAAGTCTGTCAAGC contains:
- the LOC115383759 gene encoding claudin-10-like isoform X1, translating into MWTGPAQIVGLLLYIVDWGLVGCTLGMDRWRVAQPGGRGGSSVVATAWYWSDLWRDCYEDSTAVVNCVDFGVLWTVKRGLRPGSQGSPADRPRPRLGGNRAHILRYGLHPNRRGRKNEARDSISGVCFPAGWLRFGHGCLLFIHKYSGRGDFTQQSRSVGTELRAGTTPVRGPGGERPRPAGMWNSMRGRAQRQAAKQERRPEDRRVREAGRGRKKMESHFVQDGFSCGCLTFRAASVISTLTRRFWSKRISIKQDSCFFILLMICP
- the cldn10d gene encoding claudin-10, which codes for MKYRTVVMYLEIGCFVSCLCGWILVCSTLPTEYWTFSEVGSIVLTTSNYYSNLWRDCISDTTGVSDCKDYPSMLALPAFLHACRALAVCAVITGFFGGVLALVGMKCTKIGGSEIANARVTFAGGLTYLASGFCGMITYSWWANKVITEFLDPNFRAQKFELGAAVFVGWGGSILLICGGAVMTYFSGKEGLPSSSLDGPRRPATYATARSRRTYMRPATSSRVTLVPPLFYQGRKSRGTRTATTTRTGRTFMRDSFV
- the LOC115383758 gene encoding claudin-10-like, translating into MKIRVIQIWGFLMTVLGWIFVACTMAMEGWKITSIGGMGGSSIIKVAWYWSSLWRSCFTDSTAVSNCYDYPVLWSVEGHIQIVRGLLMAALSLGMLGFVLSLLGMECTFIGGKDPSKYRKIYAGGWCHIVSGLLSTCGYAVYAQHVSVEYFTPDFDGLTYDLGTPLFLGWVGSAFQSTGGFFYLWSVCTPLCGGQTTVINIRELQDPEQSKSTTALSAVSEITSKTKLSSVSELSSRSDRSDVSDISSKTGRTSKSGRSSKSGRTARSARSAGSTSESGSESQSALSSSVSTLSDLRSGGGGGSSRTVSSLSGSSRSETTPFIKNSYI
- the LOC115383759 gene encoding claudin-10-like isoform X2 encodes the protein MWTGPAQIVGLLLYIVDWGLVGCTLGMDRWRVAQPGGRGGSSVVATAWYWSDLWRDCYEDSTAVVNCVDFGVLWTVKPYVQAARGLLLTGLVLGLVGTVLTFFGMDCTRIGGDAKTKHGTLLAACAFQLVGCVSAMAAYCLYISTVAAAILHSRADPSELSYELGPPLYVGLVGSVLVLLGCGIQCAAARSAKQPNRRDGRRTGGSEKLDVDAKRWRATSYRMASVVVV